In Blattabacterium cuenoti, the following proteins share a genomic window:
- a CDS encoding lytic transglycosylase domain-containing protein, with protein MGTTTIKNIMFSLFILKSLVIQSVSKPFLEQKNVINFHKNVSNPKLDLNNIYIEKLWKKILGGKKKFLSGKKLSHNNKKNIVIINITPEELRLRLNFLNQKSQIKILKYNSIVHASVESYLRMGKYIGKIISLSDFYFPMFEEKLENYRLPKELKYLAIIESNLNPVVTSKAGAKGIWQFMPETGKIYNLNINNIYDERNDPIKSTEAACRYLKFLYKKIGNWELVLAAYNAGPGTVDKILQRHKNMKDFWKLWEFFPKETQNYIPKFIAINYVMNYYKEHNISTYHFYSSPYKYKYKETVLIPIKEKISLKFFAYNLNIPYQDIIILNPQYLVDSIPSGNKLRLPKNKILLLKSKEGFFFRKKTKELTIIPK; from the coding sequence ATGGGAACGACAACGATAAAAAATATTATGTTTTCTTTGTTCATATTGAAAAGTTTGGTAATACAATCTGTATCTAAACCATTTTTAGAACAAAAAAATGTAATAAACTTTCATAAAAATGTTTCTAATCCAAAATTAGATTTAAATAATATATATATAGAAAAATTATGGAAGAAAATATTAGGAGGAAAGAAAAAATTTTTATCTGGAAAAAAGTTATCTCATAATAATAAAAAAAATATTGTTATTATCAATATAACCCCCGAAGAATTAAGATTAAGACTAAATTTTCTGAATCAAAAATCTCAAATTAAAATATTAAAATATAATAGCATTGTACATGCTTCTGTTGAAAGTTATCTTCGTATGGGAAAATATATAGGAAAAATAATTTCATTGTCAGATTTCTATTTTCCTATGTTTGAAGAAAAACTTGAAAATTATCGCCTTCCAAAAGAATTAAAATATTTAGCTATTATAGAGTCAAATTTAAATCCAGTTGTTACTTCCAAGGCAGGAGCGAAAGGGATTTGGCAATTCATGCCTGAAACTGGAAAAATATATAATCTCAATATTAACAATATTTATGATGAAAGAAATGATCCGATTAAATCCACAGAAGCAGCTTGCCGATATTTGAAGTTTTTATATAAAAAAATAGGAAATTGGGAATTGGTTTTAGCTGCTTACAATGCAGGTCCAGGAACCGTAGATAAAATTTTACAACGTCATAAAAATATGAAAGATTTTTGGAAATTATGGGAATTTTTTCCGAAAGAAACTCAGAATTATATTCCAAAATTTATTGCTATAAATTATGTAATGAATTATTATAAAGAACATAATATTTCTACATATCATTTCTATTCTTCTCCTTACAAATATAAATATAAAGAAACTGTATTAATCCCTATAAAAGAAAAAATTTCGTTGAAATTTTTTGCTTATAATCTTAATATTCCTTATCAAGATATAATAATCCTTAATCCGCAATATCTTGTAGATAGTATTCCTTCTGGTAATAAATTAAGACTACCAAAAAATAAGATTTTACTTTTAAAAAGTAAAGAGGGATTTTTTTTCAGAAAAAAAACAAAAGAGTTAACTATTATTCCTAAATAA
- the recA gene encoding recombinase RecA: MNEKIEKKRKSLQLVLEKMDKIYGKGTVMQMGDSHIENLEIISSGSLSLDIALGIKGFPKGRIVEIFGPESSGKTTLALHAIAQSQKLGGFASFIDAEHAFDRVYAQKIGVNIKELIISQPDNGEQALEIVDNLIRSSVIDLIVVDSVAALTPKSEIEGEMGDSKIGLQARLMSQALRKLTSSIGKSKSILIFINQLREKIGIYGNPEVTTGGNALKFYSSIRLDIRRGNQIKNGEKILGNRTRVKVVKNKLSPPFRSAEFDIIYGKGISKIGEILDLGVDLGIIKKNASWFSYRDIKLGQGRDSVREFLEEKENIITEIQKNIYKNI; this comes from the coding sequence ATGAATGAAAAAATTGAAAAAAAAAGAAAATCCTTACAACTTGTTTTGGAAAAAATGGACAAAATATATGGTAAGGGGACAGTGATGCAAATGGGAGATTCTCATATAGAAAATTTAGAAATTATTTCTTCTGGATCTTTAAGTTTAGATATTGCTTTAGGGATAAAAGGCTTTCCAAAAGGCCGTATTGTTGAAATATTTGGACCGGAATCTTCCGGAAAAACTACTTTAGCTTTACATGCTATAGCTCAATCTCAAAAATTAGGGGGGTTTGCTAGTTTCATTGATGCAGAACACGCTTTTGATCGTGTTTATGCTCAAAAAATAGGAGTCAATATAAAAGAATTAATAATCTCTCAACCAGATAATGGAGAACAAGCGCTTGAAATTGTGGATAATTTAATTAGATCTAGTGTTATTGATCTCATCGTGGTAGATTCTGTCGCAGCTTTAACTCCTAAAAGTGAAATAGAAGGAGAAATGGGGGACTCTAAAATTGGATTACAAGCAAGATTAATGTCTCAAGCTTTGAGAAAGCTAACTTCTAGTATAGGAAAATCTAAAAGCATATTGATATTTATTAATCAACTAAGAGAAAAAATAGGAATTTATGGGAACCCAGAAGTAACAACAGGAGGTAATGCTTTAAAATTTTATTCCTCAATACGATTAGATATACGAAGAGGAAATCAAATCAAAAATGGAGAAAAAATATTAGGGAATAGGACAAGAGTAAAAGTCGTGAAAAATAAATTATCTCCTCCTTTTAGAAGTGCTGAATTTGACATTATATACGGAAAAGGAATTTCAAAGATAGGAGAAATTTTGGATCTAGGAGTAGATTTAGGAATTATTAAAAAAAATGCATCTTGGTTTAGTTATAGAGATATCAAATTAGGTCAGGGAAGGGATTCTGTAAGAGAATTTTTAGAAGAGAAAGAAAATATCATAACTGAAATACAAAAAAATATATATAAAAATATATGA
- a CDS encoding MBL fold metallo-hydrolase: MKITFLGTGTSQGIPIIGSRHPVCLSKNSKDKRLRSSILIEKDEKNFLIDCGPDFRYQMLRNNYKKLNAIFMTHEHQDHIGGLDDIRPINSNINKPIPIYGLRRVVESLKKRFSYIFLENQKSNFSKISVHELDDYTNFFFVENYKIYPLSIWHGHLPILGFRIENFAYITDASSIPVKTIQQLKGINILVLNVLRKIEKNPFSFMLSETLNIIQQIRPQKTYLTHISHTFGFHEEIETQLPKNVYLAYDRLIIYE, from the coding sequence ATGAAAATTACTTTTTTGGGAACTGGAACTTCTCAGGGAATTCCTATTATTGGATCTAGACATCCGGTATGTTTATCTAAAAATTCAAAAGATAAAAGACTTAGAAGTTCAATTCTAATTGAAAAAGATGAAAAAAATTTTTTGATAGATTGTGGCCCAGATTTTCGTTATCAAATGCTCAGAAATAATTATAAAAAGTTGAATGCTATTTTTATGACACATGAACATCAAGATCATATAGGAGGATTAGACGATATTAGACCAATTAATTCTAATATAAATAAACCTATTCCTATTTATGGTTTACGTAGAGTTGTAGAAAGTTTAAAAAAAAGATTTTCTTACATCTTTTTGGAAAATCAAAAATCAAATTTTTCAAAAATTTCTGTACATGAATTAGATGATTACACGAATTTTTTTTTCGTAGAAAATTATAAAATTTATCCTTTATCCATATGGCATGGACATCTTCCGATTTTAGGCTTTCGTATAGAAAATTTTGCGTATATCACAGATGCTAGCAGTATTCCTGTTAAAACCATACAACAATTAAAAGGAATCAATATTTTGGTATTAAATGTACTAAGGAAAATAGAAAAAAATCCTTTTTCTTTCATGCTTTCTGAAACTTTGAATATCATTCAACAAATTCGCCCTCAAAAAACTTATTTAACACATATTAGTCATACATTCGGATTTCACGAAGAAATTGAAACACAATTACCTAAAAACGTATATCTAGCTTATGATAGATTAATTATATATGAATAA
- the ccsA gene encoding cytochrome c biogenesis protein, translating to MQTLKNILFSTKITSFLFLLLALSMAIATFIEKKYSTDVAKIFIYESTWFEVIMLFTIINLIGNIWKYKLWNYKKLPLFIFHFSFIFIFVGGVLSRYSSFEGTMSIREGEINGKILSRKNYVKLKISKGSYTRFYRDPYIFSSFHNGYKGKFFFKENPLKVKVIDYIPCAKVLLSKEKPEEKIIKIVSTNQRERTEHFVKNGDIINVNGILFSFNKKIPFGIIIFEKNNKLYIKSSFSGKTINMVNKKIDSFFKDNVILLNNRALYQVKIDKNHEIMQWVIPEGVVKGKLKYIQSCNHEHEEENNKLSAITAKIFFKNQFKLVTFLGGKNALNMSNPLFFKDYKISIGYGSIFCHLPFFLKLKKFKVENYPGSEFPSTFKSHVTLIDQNKEKNYLIYMNNILNYKGFRFFQSGYDPDGKGTHFSVNNDYLGTYFSYIGYIFMTIGMFFTLFWKGTRFSYLKKKLKYLSYRNCSILFFILSSLHNFVYSQIHELKKIPLESVFDAIHIPKKHSENFGRLLIQDQKGRIKPVNTIAIELLRKIHKKDSIGSLDANQWFISIHQDNIFWAKIPFIKVDKKGGNKFLNEVKANQQYYVSLMDLYFIDSRTSKLKFLLQEDYERAFSKDPIQRNEYDKAVLNLSERVGIIHEIFQGKYIRIFPIPHDLNHTWSSWVSDSNKLNPLGLSMFNNYLKSLSFSQNEKNWNIADNAVQKIRLYQRKYAKSILPSDNQISVEIIYNKLNIFYVLSFLYALFGVIIIINSFLMIFLEKKYMYFFSKIFVFILFVLFIFNFFGLITRWYISGHAPWTNGYESAVFISWSLIGIGFLFYKNQFVSGITALISSILLMIAHGNAMDPEITNLVPVLKSHWLIIHVATITSSYGFFLTGAFLGFLVLLFFILKVCFRNYSKIIHIHIEKLTIINEICLTIGLFLLTIGTFLGSVWANNSWGRYWSWDPKETWALISIMIYAFVLHIRLIPYLRNIFIFNLSSIFSISSILMTYFGVNYYLSGLHSYAKGNPPSVPFWIYYSLLILLIISISSYYSFRFYKKININKQ from the coding sequence ATGCAAACATTAAAAAATATTCTTTTTTCCACAAAAATTACCTCTTTTTTATTCTTATTGTTAGCTTTATCTATGGCGATAGCTACTTTTATAGAAAAAAAATATTCTACAGATGTAGCAAAAATATTTATTTATGAGTCGACTTGGTTTGAAGTTATCATGCTATTTACCATAATCAATCTAATAGGAAATATATGGAAATATAAATTATGGAATTATAAAAAGTTACCTTTGTTCATTTTTCATTTCTCATTTATATTCATTTTTGTTGGTGGAGTTTTATCTAGATATTCCAGTTTTGAAGGAACAATGTCTATAAGAGAGGGAGAAATAAATGGAAAAATTCTTTCTAGAAAAAATTACGTAAAATTAAAAATAAGTAAGGGATCTTACACTAGATTTTATCGTGATCCTTATATTTTTTCTTCTTTTCACAATGGATATAAAGGAAAATTTTTTTTTAAAGAAAATCCTTTAAAAGTAAAAGTTATAGATTATATCCCATGTGCAAAAGTTCTTCTTTCAAAAGAAAAACCTGAAGAGAAAATTATAAAAATAGTTTCAACAAATCAAAGAGAAAGAACAGAGCATTTTGTAAAAAATGGAGATATTATAAATGTAAATGGAATTTTATTTTCTTTTAATAAAAAAATTCCTTTTGGAATTATAATTTTTGAAAAGAATAATAAACTTTACATAAAATCATCTTTTTCAGGTAAAACCATTAACATGGTTAATAAAAAAATCGATTCTTTTTTTAAAGATAACGTTATATTATTGAATAACAGAGCATTGTATCAAGTCAAGATAGATAAAAATCATGAAATTATGCAATGGGTTATTCCTGAAGGAGTAGTAAAAGGAAAGTTAAAATATATACAGTCATGTAATCATGAACATGAAGAAGAAAATAATAAGTTGAGCGCAATTACGGCAAAAATATTTTTCAAAAATCAATTCAAATTAGTAACCTTTTTAGGAGGAAAAAATGCTCTAAATATGAGTAATCCTTTATTTTTTAAGGATTATAAAATATCCATCGGATATGGATCTATTTTTTGTCATCTTCCTTTTTTTTTAAAATTAAAAAAATTTAAAGTAGAAAATTATCCCGGTTCTGAATTTCCATCTACTTTTAAGAGTCATGTAACATTAATAGATCAAAATAAGGAAAAAAACTATTTGATTTATATGAATAATATTCTAAATTATAAAGGGTTTCGATTTTTTCAATCTGGATATGATCCAGATGGAAAAGGGACTCATTTTTCTGTTAATAATGATTATTTAGGAACATACTTTTCCTATATAGGTTATATTTTTATGACTATAGGGATGTTTTTTACTTTATTTTGGAAAGGAACTCGCTTTAGTTACCTAAAAAAAAAACTAAAATACTTGTCTTATAGAAATTGTTCAATCTTGTTTTTTATTTTGTCAAGTCTACATAATTTTGTGTATTCTCAAATACACGAATTAAAAAAAATTCCCTTAGAAAGTGTTTTCGACGCAATTCATATTCCTAAAAAACATAGTGAAAATTTTGGACGTTTATTAATACAAGACCAGAAAGGTCGAATTAAACCTGTTAATACTATCGCCATTGAATTACTTAGAAAAATACATAAAAAAGATTCTATAGGAAGTTTAGATGCCAATCAATGGTTTATATCTATACATCAAGATAATATATTTTGGGCAAAAATACCTTTTATTAAAGTTGATAAAAAAGGAGGAAATAAATTTTTAAATGAAGTAAAAGCAAATCAACAATATTATGTTTCTCTTATGGATTTATATTTTATAGATTCAAGAACTTCAAAACTTAAATTTCTTCTACAAGAAGATTATGAACGAGCTTTTTCTAAAGATCCTATTCAAAGAAATGAATATGATAAAGCGGTACTAAATCTTAGTGAACGTGTAGGAATAATACATGAAATATTTCAAGGAAAGTATATTCGGATTTTTCCTATCCCTCATGATCTCAATCATACTTGGTCTAGTTGGGTTTCAGATTCAAATAAGTTGAATCCTTTAGGTTTATCTATGTTTAATAATTATCTTAAATCTTTATCATTTTCTCAAAATGAAAAAAATTGGAATATTGCGGATAATGCAGTTCAAAAAATACGACTGTATCAACGTAAGTATGCTAAATCGATTTTACCATCGGATAATCAAATATCTGTAGAAATCATTTATAATAAATTAAATATATTTTATGTATTATCTTTTCTCTATGCTTTATTTGGAGTAATTATTATTATTAATTCTTTTTTGATGATTTTTTTAGAAAAAAAATACATGTATTTTTTTTCTAAAATATTTGTTTTCATTTTATTTGTTTTATTTATTTTCAATTTTTTTGGTTTAATTACCAGATGGTATATTTCTGGACATGCTCCATGGACTAATGGATATGAATCAGCTGTTTTCATTAGTTGGAGTTTAATCGGTATAGGTTTCTTATTTTATAAAAATCAATTTGTTTCAGGAATCACAGCTTTAATTTCATCTATTTTACTAATGATAGCGCATGGAAATGCTATGGATCCAGAAATAACCAATTTAGTTCCCGTTTTAAAATCTCATTGGTTAATTATACATGTAGCGACAATCACATCAAGCTATGGTTTTTTTTTAACAGGAGCATTTTTAGGATTTTTAGTATTACTTTTTTTTATATTAAAGGTGTGTTTTCGTAATTATAGCAAAATTATTCATATTCACATTGAAAAATTGACTATTATTAATGAAATATGTTTGACTATAGGACTTTTTTTATTAACCATAGGAACTTTTTTAGGCTCTGTTTGGGCTAATAATAGTTGGGGCCGTTATTGGAGTTGGGACCCTAAGGAAACTTGGGCTTTGATTAGCATAATGATTTATGCGTTTGTATTACATATTCGCTTAATTCCATATTTAAGAAATATATTTATTTTTAATTTATCCAGTATATTCTCAATAAGTTCTATTTTAATGACTTATTTTGGAGTAAATTATTATTTGTCAGGATTACATTCTTATGCAAAAGGAAATCCTCCTTCTGTTCCTTTTTGGATATATTATAGTTTGTTGATTTTGTTAATTATCTCTATTTCATCTTATTATTCATTTAGATTTTACAAAAAAATTAATATAAATAAACAGTGA
- a CDS encoding lysophospholipid acyltransferase family protein: MNFHSYFFKKYLRKKKSTLFRDAFGNFHFIKRFLIFTFGCISYNRYNGFNQLHLEGTEYIKDLPDKKVLFVSNHQTYFADVFAMFHVFCSVKNGFVNSIRNPIYLLNPKVNLYYVAAKETMDQGLLTKLFSYSGGITVKRTWRERKKQINRSLDVLSEITRMGIALNDGWLITFPQGTTQAFAPGRRGIVHVIRKYSPIVVPIVIDGFKKAYDKKGIRVKKKGVLQKMKFKEPIQLDLKKDTTDSIMEKIMDAIEQSPKYKKI, encoded by the coding sequence GTGAATTTTCATTCATATTTTTTTAAGAAATATTTAAGGAAAAAAAAAAGTACTTTATTCAGAGATGCATTTGGAAATTTTCATTTTATAAAACGTTTTTTAATTTTTACTTTTGGTTGTATTTCTTATAATCGTTATAATGGATTCAATCAGTTACATTTAGAAGGGACTGAATATATAAAGGATTTGCCTGATAAAAAAGTTCTTTTTGTCTCCAATCATCAAACTTATTTTGCCGATGTTTTTGCTATGTTTCATGTATTTTGTAGCGTAAAAAATGGTTTTGTTAATAGTATTAGAAATCCTATTTATCTTTTAAATCCTAAAGTTAATTTATATTACGTGGCAGCTAAAGAAACTATGGATCAAGGTTTGTTAACTAAATTATTTAGTTATTCAGGAGGGATTACTGTAAAAAGAACTTGGAGAGAAAGAAAAAAACAAATCAATCGTTCCTTAGATGTGTTATCTGAAATTACTCGTATGGGAATAGCACTTAATGATGGTTGGTTAATTACTTTTCCGCAAGGAACAACTCAAGCTTTTGCTCCTGGACGAAGAGGAATAGTGCACGTAATCAGAAAGTATAGTCCTATTGTTGTCCCCATTGTTATAGATGGATTTAAAAAAGCTTATGACAAAAAAGGAATTCGCGTTAAAAAAAAAGGAGTTTTACAAAAAATGAAATTTAAAGAGCCAATTCAATTGGATTTGAAAAAAGATACAACAGATTCTATCATGGAAAAAATTATGGATGCTATAGAACAATCTCCTAAATATAAAAAAATATAG
- the alaS gene encoding alanine--tRNA ligase, producing MKYKLIKDTFLSFFQKKKHKIIPSFPIHSINDPTLFFVNAGMSPLKDYFLGHVRPKYTRIANIQKCLRITGKHNDLENVGYDNYHHTMFEMLGNWSFGDYSRKEAIEWAWELLIKVYNIPDQNIYVSVFIGDKKDELSMDKETFRYWKTLINENNILFFGKKENFWEMGSTGPCGPCSEIHIDLRNEKEKKGLPGKYLINKKHPEVIEIWNLVFIEFVRKSDRTLEKLLTKHVDTGMGLERLCMVLQGKISSYETDVFYPIIQDIKDYLGNVYNPENFNQKVAIRIIVDHLRAIVFSISDGQLPSNSGAGYIIRRILRRAVIYATRFLYKKEPFIYKFVNSLVIGMKDFFPELENKKKHIQDIIKEEEFSFFGVIEKGSKKIQHIITKYKEKNEKIIDGEKIFQLYDTYGFPMKLSKILVEKNNLSINEQSFQKKLLEQKERSKKENNSIIKKDWIKVHNDIHQNANFVGYNSKECNIIILKYRQVENKLKKIHYYELVFSKTPFYPEGGGQLGDTGIIKNKVEKLNVFNTKKENSIIIHCVQKLPLDIFSSFKAIVNQNRRTEIEKNHTSTHLLHFALKQILGNHIQQKGSYVGDDYIRFDFSHYKKITIQELHHIENLVQELIFSDLLLKEKTFNSLEEAKKNASFSEIFENKYQKEVRVVTFGESSELCIGTHVKHTGLIQVFDILSESSISHGIRRIKAITSKKAIQHLKSIRDEYLSLKKMMKCTESPIKSFSILQNSNEKLKQEISNIHLQKIRRLKQKYLSKIIYLSSIKIKYICEIDSHREKEIDIMRRIVLDLRHEIHNLFMIIGFVKNKKVIIFISISDFVIKNHNVHAHKIICEMAPHIHGKYWGNSSFATAMGTKKNGLNLVLKDAIAYQNHLQIKKNNKL from the coding sequence ATGAAATATAAATTGATAAAAGATACTTTTCTCAGTTTTTTTCAAAAAAAAAAACATAAAATCATTCCTTCTTTTCCCATCCATTCAATAAATGATCCCACTCTTTTTTTTGTTAATGCAGGGATGAGTCCTTTAAAAGACTATTTTTTAGGGCATGTAAGGCCTAAATACACTAGAATAGCAAATATTCAAAAATGTCTTAGAATAACTGGAAAACATAATGATTTAGAGAATGTAGGATATGATAATTATCATCATACTATGTTTGAAATGTTAGGAAATTGGTCTTTCGGGGATTATTCAAGAAAAGAAGCGATAGAATGGGCTTGGGAGTTATTAATTAAAGTATATAATATTCCTGATCAAAATATTTATGTATCTGTTTTTATTGGAGATAAAAAAGATGAATTATCCATGGATAAGGAAACTTTTAGATATTGGAAAACTTTAATTAACGAAAATAATATTCTTTTTTTTGGAAAGAAAGAAAATTTTTGGGAAATGGGATCGACAGGGCCTTGTGGCCCTTGTTCAGAGATTCATATAGATTTACGAAACGAAAAAGAAAAAAAAGGATTACCTGGAAAATACCTTATAAATAAAAAACATCCTGAAGTTATAGAAATTTGGAATCTTGTTTTTATAGAATTTGTACGCAAATCAGATAGAACATTAGAAAAGCTTTTAACAAAACATGTAGATACAGGAATGGGGTTAGAAAGATTATGTATGGTTTTGCAAGGGAAAATTTCTAGTTATGAAACTGATGTTTTTTATCCTATTATTCAAGATATAAAAGATTATTTAGGAAATGTTTATAATCCAGAAAATTTTAATCAAAAAGTGGCAATAAGGATTATAGTAGATCATTTAAGAGCTATTGTTTTTTCTATTTCAGATGGACAATTACCATCCAATAGTGGAGCTGGTTATATAATAAGAAGAATACTCAGAAGAGCCGTTATTTATGCCACTCGTTTTTTATATAAAAAAGAACCTTTTATTTATAAATTTGTAAATTCTTTAGTGATAGGAATGAAAGACTTTTTTCCAGAATTAGAAAATAAAAAAAAACACATACAAGACATTATTAAAGAAGAAGAATTCTCTTTTTTCGGTGTTATTGAGAAAGGAAGTAAAAAAATTCAACATATAATTACAAAATATAAAGAAAAAAATGAAAAAATTATTGATGGAGAAAAAATTTTTCAATTATATGATACTTATGGATTTCCCATGAAATTATCTAAAATTTTGGTTGAAAAAAATAATTTGTCCATTAATGAACAATCATTTCAAAAAAAATTGTTAGAACAAAAAGAAAGATCTAAAAAAGAAAACAATTCCATCATAAAAAAAGACTGGATAAAAGTCCATAATGATATTCATCAAAATGCAAATTTTGTAGGATACAACTCAAAAGAATGTAATATAATCATATTAAAATATAGACAAGTAGAAAATAAATTAAAGAAAATACATTATTATGAATTAGTTTTTTCTAAAACTCCTTTTTATCCTGAGGGAGGGGGGCAATTGGGAGATACAGGTATTATAAAAAACAAAGTTGAAAAACTTAACGTTTTTAATACTAAAAAAGAAAATTCCATTATTATACATTGTGTTCAAAAATTACCTTTAGATATTTTTTCTTCTTTTAAGGCTATAGTAAATCAAAATAGAAGAACAGAAATAGAAAAAAATCATACTTCTACTCATTTATTACATTTCGCTTTGAAACAAATTTTAGGAAATCATATTCAGCAAAAAGGCTCTTATGTAGGAGACGATTATATAAGATTTGATTTTTCTCATTATAAAAAAATAACTATTCAAGAATTGCATCATATAGAAAATTTAGTTCAAGAACTAATTTTTTCTGATCTTTTATTAAAAGAAAAAACGTTTAATTCTTTAGAAGAAGCTAAAAAAAATGCTTCTTTTAGTGAAATATTTGAAAATAAATATCAAAAAGAAGTTAGAGTCGTTACTTTTGGGGAATCTTCCGAGTTATGTATTGGGACTCATGTTAAACATACTGGATTAATTCAAGTTTTTGATATTTTATCAGAATCTTCTATTTCGCATGGAATACGTAGAATTAAGGCTATAACTTCGAAAAAGGCAATTCAACATTTGAAATCTATTCGTGATGAGTATTTGTCTTTAAAAAAGATGATGAAATGCACAGAATCTCCTATAAAAAGTTTTTCAATTTTGCAGAACTCTAATGAAAAATTAAAACAAGAAATATCAAATATTCACTTACAAAAAATCAGAAGATTAAAACAAAAATATCTTTCGAAAATCATCTATTTATCTTCTATAAAAATAAAATATATATGTGAAATTGATTCTCATCGAGAAAAAGAAATAGATATTATGAGGAGAATTGTCTTAGATTTAAGACATGAAATTCATAACTTATTTATGATTATAGGGTTTGTAAAAAATAAAAAAGTAATTATTTTCATATCTATTTCTGATTTTGTAATTAAAAATCATAATGTTCATGCTCATAAAATAATATGTGAAATGGCCCCTCATATACACGGAAAATATTGGGGAAACTCTTCTTTTGCTACAGCTATGGGAACTAAAAAAAATGGATTAAATTTAGTTTTAAAAGATGCAATAGCATATCAAAATCATTTACAAATTAAAAAAAATAATAAACTTTGA